The proteins below come from a single Chelmon rostratus isolate fCheRos1 chromosome 10, fCheRos1.pri, whole genome shotgun sequence genomic window:
- the phlda3 gene encoding pleckstrin homology-like domain family A member 3, translating into MSLPAKVMRDGLLEKRSSGLLQLWKKKRCVLTEEGLRLHNCKGGGGGDAPSSAWSSKAKELRFERMATVDCVEYKRGLVYFTVVMATGKEIDFRCAQDGTAWNAEIALALVRYKNLQAVQTGRKRHLSTSHLGSTGEDEEL; encoded by the coding sequence ATGTCTCTGCCGGCCAAAGTGATGAGAGACGGGCTGCTGGAGAAGCGCAGCAGCGggctgctccagctgtggaaGAAGAAGCGCTGCGTGCTCACAGAGGAAGGGCTGCGTCTGCACAACTGCAaaggcggcggcggcggcgatGCTCCGAGCTCGGCGTGGAGCTCTAAAGCCAAGGAGCTCCGCTTTGAGCGCATGGCCACGGTGGACTGCGTGGAGTACAAGCGCGGACTGGTGTACTTCACCGTGGTCATGGCCACAGGGAAGGAGATTGACTTTCGCTGTGCGCAGGACGGCACGGCGTGGAACGCGGAGATCGCTTTGGCGCTGGTGCGCTACAAGAACCTGCAGGCCGTGCAGACGGGGCGGAAGAGGCACCTGTCCACTTCCCACCTGGGCAGCACtggggaggatgaggagctctGA
- the csrp1a gene encoding cysteine and glycine-rich protein 1a has translation MPLGGGNKCGRCLKTVYFAEEVLCDGRSFHKSCFLCMVCGKNLDSTTVAVHMDEIYCKACYGKKYGPKGYGYGQGAGTLSMDKGESLGITHEEPAPHRSTSNPHPSKLAQKFGGSDKCPRCGKAVYAAEKVTGAGSAWHKNGCFTCATCRKSLESTTLADKDGEIYCKGCYAKNFGPKGFGYGIGAGALAHTQ, from the exons ATGCCATTAGGAGGAGGAAACAAGTGTGGCCGCTGCCTGAAGACAGTTTACTTTGCAGAGGAGGTTCTTTGTGATGGGCGGAGCTTCCACAAGTCCTGCTTCCTGTGCA tggTGTGTGGGAAGAATTTGGACAGCACAACTGTTGCTGTTCATATGGATGAAATCTACTGCAAGGCCTGCTACGGCAAGAAGTATGGACCAAAAGGCTACGGTTATGGGCAGGGAGCAGGGACCCTCAGCATGGACAAGGGAGAGTCTCTGGGTATTACACATGAAGA ACCTGCTCCTCATCGTTCCACCAGCAACCCACATCCATCCAAGCTCGCTCAGAAGTTTGGCGGGTCAGACAAATGCCCTCGCTGTGGCAAGGCTGTCTACGCTGCTGAGAAAGTGACTGGAGCTGGGAGt GCATGGCACAAGAATGGATGTTTCACCTGTGCCACATGTAGGAAGAGCCTTGAGTCAACCACACTAGCGGACAAGGATGGAGAAATCTACTGCAAGG GTTGTTATGCCAAAAACTTCGGTCCCAAGGGGTTTGGGTACGGGATTGGAGCCGGGGCGCTGGCGCACACCCAGTGA